A genome region from Glycine max cultivar Williams 82 chromosome 5, Glycine_max_v4.0, whole genome shotgun sequence includes the following:
- the LOC111064655 gene encoding V-type proton ATPase subunit E family protein, which produces MNDADVSKQIQQMVRFIRQEAEEKANEISVSAEEEFNIEKLQLVEADKKKIRQEYERKERQVEIRKKIEYSMQLNASRIKVLQAQDDVISSMKEAASKELLTVSHHHDDHVYRNLLKDLIVQCLLRLKEPSVLLRCRKDDLHLVENVLDSAAQEYAEKANVDPPEIIVDNQVYLPPGPSRHNSHDLYCSGGVVLASRDGKIVCENTLDARLDVVFRKKLPEIRKQLFGQIVA; this is translated from the exons ATGAACGACGCAGATGTCTCGAAGCAAATCCAGCAGATGGTGCGGTTCATCCGCCAGGAAGCTGAGGAAAAGGCCAACGAGATCTCTGTCTCCGCCGAAGAG GAATTCAATATCGAGAAGCTGCAGTTGGTCGAAGCCGACAAGAAGAAGATCAGGCAAGAATACGAACGCAAAGAGCGCCAAGTTGAAATTCGCAAGAAGAT TGAGTACTCAATGCAGCTGAATGCTTCTCGGATTAAAGTTCTTCAAGCTCAAGATGACGTGATCAGTTCCATGAAAGAAGCTGCATCCAAGGAACTTTTGACTGTGAGTCATCATCATGATGATCATGTGTACAGAAACCTTCTGAAAGATCTCATTGTTCAG TGTTTGCTAAGACTGAAAGAACCTTCTGTCTTATTGAGATGTCGGAAAGATGACCTGCACTTGGTAGAGAACGTGCTGGATTCAGCTGCTCAGGAGTATGCTGAGAAAGCAAATGTCGATCCCCCAGAGATCATTGTTGACAACCAAGTCTATCTTCCACCTGGACCCAGTCGTCACAATTCTCACGATCTCTACTG CTCCGGTGGGGTGGTGTTGGCTTCTCGTGATGGAAAGATTGTGTGTGAAAATACTCTTGATGCACGTCTTGATGTAGTTTTCCGTAAAAAGCTTccagag ATCCGAAAGCAGCTCTTTGGACAAATTGTTGCTTGA
- the LOC100815056 gene encoding uncharacterized protein, with protein MGSKIDWDFIWVLLLTLCCCGSLVHSLDNTAAACESLNSLVQDFAFRSLVKHRPQTGALYDALLPRNLSGMDVSVVRLRSRRLWNKGANFSYFQIPPRTMSIPHVRRLAIVYQNLGNWSSHYFNLPGYSLISSVVGFMVFDASNVTDTSERNITLNTMGQPISVQFPNVTFMGRGSINTRVRCVAFNANGTFQLTEMSSPGVCNSRDQGHFSVVLPLEKKRGTWYLWVIGFVVGFFGLIIAGYAVFSSMRLLKTKRIQAMEKQAGEDQVLESRWVGNSKMPSAAVTRTQPVLESGVL; from the coding sequence ATGGGATCCAAAATTGACTGGGATTTCATCTGGGTGTTGCTTCTCACCTTGTGTTGCTGCGGCTCCTTGGTGCACAGCTTGGACAACACTGCTGCTGCATGTGAATCATTGAATTCCTTGGTTCAAGATTTTGCTTTCAGGTCACTGGTCAAACACAGGCCTCAAACTGGTGCTCTATATGATGCTCTTCTTCCAAGGAACCTGTCCGGTATGGATGTTTCAGTAGTACGTCTCAGAAGCAGAAGGCTCTGGAACAAAGGTGCCAACTTTAGTTACTTTCAGATCCCACCAAGAACCATGTCCATTCCCCATGTGAGGAGGTTGGCTATTGTCTACCAAAACTTGGGCAACTGGTCTTCCCACTACTTCAATTTGCCAGGTTACTCACTCATCTCTTCTGTTGTCGGCTTCATGGTTTTTGATGCCTCAAATGTAACAGACACGAGTGAGAGAAACATCACTCTCAACACAATGGGGCAGCCCATATCTGTTCAATTTCCCAACGTTACATTTATGGGTAGGGGTAGCATCAACACAAGGGTGAGATGTGTAGCTTTCAATGCCAATGGAACATTTCAACTTACTGAGATGAGTTCCCCTGGAGTGTGTAACTCCAGAGACCAGGGCCACTTTTCAGTTGTACTCCCATTGGAGAAGAAGCGGGGAACATGGTATCTGTGGGTGATTGGCTTTGTTGTTGGATTTTTTGGGTTGATCATAGCGGGCTATGCGGTTTTTTCTTCTATGAGACTTCTCAAGACCAAGAGGATTCAAGCCATGGAAAAACAAGCTGGTGAAGATCAGGTTCTAGAAAGTAGATGGGTTGGCAACAGTAAAATGCCCTCCGCAGCAGTGACAAGAACTCAGCCAGTTCTTGAGAGCGGTGTTCTTTAG
- the LOC100818789 gene encoding 6-phosphogluconate dehydrogenase, decarboxylating 3, chloroplastic translates to MESAALSRIGLAGLAVMGQNLALNIAEKGFPISVYNRTASKVDQTVDRARNEGSLPLTGQYTPRDFVLSLQRPRSVIILVKAGSPVDHTIAALSDHLDPGDCIIDGGNEWYENTERRMNLVADKGLLYLGMGVSGGEDGARHGPSLMPGGSHHAYSNVQDILHKIAAQVEDGPCVTYIGEGGSGNFVKMVHNGIEYGDMQLISEAYDVLKHVGGLSNSELAEIFVEWNRGELESFLIEITADIFKVKDEDGEGFLVDKILDKTGMKGTGKWTVQQAAELSIAAPTIAASLDCRYLSGLKEERESAAAVLKEAGLSDELGRVNVSGVDKKRLIDDVRQALYASKICSYAQGMNLLRAKSNEKGWNLNLGELARIWKGGCIIRAVFLDRIKKAYQRNPNLASLIVDPEFAREMVQRQAAWRRVVGLAVSAGISTPGMCASLAYFDTYRRARLPANLVQAQRDLFGAHTYERVDRPGAFHTEWTKLARNSGAGVGALN, encoded by the coding sequence ATGGAATCCGCAGCACTGTCGCGCATAGGCCTGGCGGGCCTGGCGGTGATGGGCCAAAACCTAGCCCTAAACATCGCAGAAAAGGGGTTCCCGATCTCCGTGTACAACCGCACGGCCTCCAAAGTGGACCAGACCGTAGATCGTGCCCGCAACGAGGGCTCCCTCCCTCTCACGGGCCAATACACCCCTCGCGACTTCGTTCTCTCCCTCCAGCGCCCCAGATCCGTCATCATCCTCGTCAAGGCAGGCTCCCCAGTCGACCACACCATCGCCGCCCTCTCCGACCACCTCGACCCCGGCGACTGCATCATCGACGGCGGCAACGAGTGGTACGAGAACACCGAGCGCCGCATGAACCTCGTCGCCGACAAAGGCCTCCTCTACCTCGGCATGGGCGTCTCCGGCGGCGAAGACGGCGCACGCCACGGCCCCTCCCTCATGCCCGGTGGGTCCCACCATGCCTACTCCAACGTCCAGGACATCCTCCACAAAATCGCCGCCCAGGTCGAGGACGGCCCCTGCGTCACCTACATCGGCGAGGGAGGCTCTGGAAACTTCGTCAAAATGGTCCACAACGGAATCGAATACGGCGACATGCAACTCATCTCTGAAGCCTACGATGTTTTGAAGCACGTCGGTGGCTTGTCGAATTCCGAGCTTGCGGAGATTTTCGTGGAGTGGAACAGAGGGGAACTTGAGAGTTTCTTGATTGAAATTACCGCCGATATTTTTAAAGTGAAAGATGAAGATGGTGAAGGGTTTTTGGTGGATAAGATTTTGGATAAGACTGGGATGAAGGGGACCGGGAAATGGACGGTGCAGCAGGCGGCAGAGCTTTCGATAGCCGCGCCCACGATTGCGGCGTCGTTGGATTGCCGGTACTTGAGTGGGTTGAAGGAGGAGAGGGAGAGTGCCGCGGCGGTGCTGAAGGAAGCGGGGTTGAGTGATGAATTGGGGAGGGTAAATGTGAGTGGGGTGGATAAGAAGAGGTTGATTGATGATGTGAGGCAGGCTCTGTATGCTTCCAAGATTTGTAGTTATGCTCAGGGGATGAATTTGTTGAGGGCTAAGAGTAATGAGAAAGGATGGAACTTGAATTTGGGGGAGTTAGCTAGGATTTGGAAGGGAGGGTGCATCATAAGGGCCGTGTTCTTGGACCGGATCAAGAAGGCTTATCAGAGGAACCCTAATTTGGCGAGTTTGATTGTGGACCCGGAGTTTGCAAGGGAAATGGTGCAGAGACAGGCTGCGTGGAGGAGGGTTGTGGGGTTGGCGGTTTCGGCTGGGATTAGTACTCCCGGAATGTGTGCCAGTCTTGCTTACTTTGATACCTATCGGAGGGCAAGGCTGCCGGCAAACCTTGTCCAGGCTCAGAGGGACTTGTTTGGGGCGCATACTTACGAGAGGGTTGATCGCCCTGGGGCTTTTCATACCGAGTGGACGAAACTCGCTCGCAATAGTGGGGCTGGAGTTGGTGCACTCAATTGA
- the LOC100499818 gene encoding V-type proton ATPase subunit E: MNDADVSKQIQQMVRFIRQEAEEKANEISVSAEEEFNIEKLQLVEADKKKIRQEYERKERQVEIRKKIEYSMQLNASRIKVLQAQDDVISSMKEAASKELLNVSHHHHLNLLSHHHHEYRNLLKDLIVQCLLRLKEPSVLLRCRKDDLHLVEHELDSAAQEYAEKANVDPPEIIVDNQVYLPPGPTHHNSHDLYCSGGVVLASRDGKIVCENTLDARLDVVFRKKLPEIRRQLFG, encoded by the exons ATGAACGACGCAGATGTCTCGAAGCAAATCCAGCAGATGGTGCGGTTCATCCGCCAGGAAGCTGAGGAAAAGGCCAACGAGATCTCTGTCTCCGCCGAAGAG GAATTCAATATCGAGAAGCTGCAGTTGGTCGAAGCCGACAAGAAGAAGATCAGGCAAGAATACGAACGCAAAGAGCGCCAAGTCGAAATTCGCAAGAAGAT TGAGTACTCGATGCAGCTGAATGCTTCTCGGATCAAAGTTCTTCAAGCTCAAGATGACGTGATCAGTTCCATGAAAGAAGCTGCATCCAAGGAACTGTTGAATGtgagtcatcatcatcatttgaaTCTACtgagtcatcatcatcatgagtACAGAAACCTGCTGAAAGATCTCATTGTTCAG TGTTTGCTTAGACTGAAAGAACCTTCTGTCTTATTGAGATGTCGGAAAGATGACCTGCATTTGGTAGAGCATGAGCTGGATTCAGCTGCCCAGGAGTATGCTGAGAAAGCAAATGTTGATCCCCCAGAGATCATTGTTGACAACCAAGTCTATCTTCCACCTGGACCCACTCATCACAATTCTCATGATCTCTACTG CTCTGGTGGGGTGGTGTTGGCTTCTCGTGATGGAAAGATTGTGTGTGAAAATACTCTTGATGCACGACTTGATGTAGTGTTCCGTAAAAAGCTTCCAGAG ATCCGAAGGCAGCTCTTTGGATAA
- the LOC100500452 gene encoding V-type proton ATPase subunit E, which produces MNDADVSKQIQQMVQFIRQEAEEKANEISVSAEEEFNIEKLQLVEADKKKIRQEYERKERQVEIRKKIEYSMQLNASRIKVLQAQDDVISSMKEAASKELLNVSHHRHLNLLSHHHHEYRNLLKDLIVQCLLRLKEPSVLLRCRKDDLHLVEHVLDSSAQEYAEKANVDPPEIIVDNQVYLPPGPSHHNSHDLYCSGGVVLASRDGKIVCENTLDARLDVVFRKKLPEIRKQLFGQVVV; this is translated from the exons ATGAACGACGCAGATGTCTCAAAGCAAATCCAGCAGATGGTGCAGTTCATCCGCCAGGAAGCTGAGGAAAAGGCCAACGAGATCTCTGTCTCCGCCGAAGAG GAATTCAATATCGAGAAGCTGCAGTTGGTCGAAGCCGACAAGAAGAAGATCAGGCAAGAATACGAACGCAAAGAGCGCCAAGTTGAAATTCGCAAGAAGAT TGAGTACTCGATGCAGCTAAATGCTTCTCGGATTAAAGTTCTTCAAGCTCAAGATGACGTGATCAGTTCCATGAAAGAAGCTGCATCCAAGGAACTGTTGAATGTGAGTCATCATCGTCATTTGAATCTACtgagtcatcatcatcatgagtACAGAAACCTTCTGAAAGATCTCATTGTTCAG TGTTTGCTTAGACTGAAAGAACCTTCAGTCCTATTGAGATGTCGGAAAGATGACCTGCACTTGGTAGAGCATGTGCTGGATTCATCTGCACAGGAGTATGCTGAGAAAGCAAATGTTGATCCCCCAGAGATCATTGTTGACAACCAAGTTTATCTTCCACCTGGACCCAGTCATCACAATTCTCATGATCTCTACTG CTCTGGTGGGGTGGTGTTGGCTTCTCGTGATGGAAAGATTGTGTGCGAAAATACTCTTGATGCACGACTTGATGTAGTGTTCCGTAAAAAGCTTCCAGAG ATCCGAAAGCAGCTCTTTGGACAAGTTGTTGTTTGA
- the LOC100814524 gene encoding probable inactive receptor kinase At4g23740, giving the protein MEFLPIFSFISLLLCLVLWQVSGEPVEDKEALLDFVSKFPPSRPLNWNESSPMCDSWTGVTCNVDKSKVIAIRLPGVGFHGTIPPDTISRLSALQTLSLRSNVITGHFPSDFSNLKNLSFLYLQFNNISGPLPDFSAWKNLTVVNLSNNHFNGTIPSSLNNLTQLAGLNLANNSLSGEIPDLNLSRLQVLNLSNNSLQGSVPNSLLRFPESAFIGNNISFGSFPTVSPEPQPAHEPSFKSRKRGRLSEAALLGVIIAAGVLGLVCFVSLVFVCCSRRVDEDEETFSGKLHKGEMSPEKAVSRNQDANNKLVFFEGCNYAYDLEDLLRASAEVLGKGTFGTAYKAILEDATMVVVKRLKEVAAGKKDFEQHMEIVGSLKHENVVELKAYYYSKDEKLMVYDYHSQGSISSMLHGKRGEDRVPLDWDTRLKIALGAARGIARIHVENGGKLVHGNIKSSNIFLNTKQYGCVSDLGLATISSSLALPISRAAGYRAPEVTDTRKAAQPSDVYSFGVVLLELLTGKSPIHTTGGDEIIHLVRWVHSVVREEWTAEVFDLELMRYPNIEEEMVEMLQIAMSCVVRMPDQRPKMSEVVKMIENVRQIDADTHSSSGNQVST; this is encoded by the exons ATGGAATTTCtacccattttctctttcatttccctgttgttgtgtttggttcTGTGGCAAGTAAGTGGTGAACCTGTTGAAGACAAGGAGGCTTTGCTTGACTTTGTGAGCAAGTTCCCTCCTTCAAGGCCTCTGAATTGGAATGAGAGTTCCCCCATGTGTGATTCTTGGACTGGAGTGACTTGCAATGTAGACAAGTCCAAAGTAATAGCAATTAGGTTGCCAGGGGTTGGATTTCATGGCACTATTCCGCCTGATACTATTAGCCGCCTCTCAGCACTGCAAACTTTGAGCCTCAGATCCAATGTCATAACTGGCCATTTCCCTTCTGATTTTTCCAATCTGAAGAACTTGTCTTTTCTCTATCTTCAGTTCAACAATATTTCTGGTCCTTTGCCTGATTTCTCAGCCTGGAAGAACCTCACTGTTGTCAATTTGTCCAATAACCATTTCAATGGCACCATCCCTTCCTCCCTTAACAACTTGACTCAGCTTGCTGGTTTGAACCTTGCAAACAACAGTCTTTCTGGAGAAATTCCCGACCTCAACCTGTCAAGATTGCAGGTGCTGAATTTGTCCAACAACAGCTTGCAGGGAAGTGTGCCTAATTCCCTGCTAAGGTTTCCTGAGTCTGCATTCATTGGGAATAACATTTCCTTTGGAAGTTTTCCCACGGTTTCTCCAGAGCCTCAACCGGCTCATGAGCCATCTTTCAAGTCCAGGAAGCGTGGAAGGCTCAGCGAAGCTGCGCTGCTGGGAGTTATTATTGCTGCTGGTGTTTTAGGCCTCGTGTGTTTTGTTtctttggtgtttgtgtgcTGCTCAAGAAGAGTTGACGAGGATGAGGAAACCTTCAGTGGGAAGTTGCACAAGGGAGAAATGTCTCCTGAGAAAGCAGTTTCAAGGAACCAGGATGCTAACAATAAACTGGTTTTCTTTGAGGGGTGTAATTATGCCTATGATTTGGAGGATTTGTTGAGGGCTTCTGCTGAGGTGCTGGGAAAGGGAACGTTTGGAACTGCCTATAAGGCAATACTTGAGGATGCAACCATGGTTGTTGTGAAGAGGTTGAAGGAGGTAGCCGCTGGAAAGAAGGATTTTGAGCAGCACATGGAGATTGTAGGAAGTCTTAAGCATGAGAATGTGGTTGAGCTCAAGGCATATTATTATTCCAAAGATGAGAAACTCATGGTATATGATTACCACAGTCAGGGGAGCATCTCTTCCATGTTGCATG GCAAAAGAGGAGAGGATAGGGTGCCTTTAGATTGGGATACTCGACTGAAAATAGCCTTAGGTGCTGCAAGAGGCATTGCTCGTATTCATGTTGAGAATGGTGGCAAGCTTGTACATGGCAACATCAAATCCTCAAACATCTTCCTCAACACCAAACAGTATGGCTGCGTGTCTGACCTTGGCCTGGCAACCATATCAAGCTCACTTGCCTTACCAATATCACGAGCAGCCGGTTACCGTGCACCAGAAGTTACAGACACCAGAAAGGCAGCACAGCCCTCAGATGTTTACAGCTTTGGTGTGGTGTTGCTAGAGCTTCTGACTGGGAAATCCCCTATCCACACAACTGGTGGTGATGAGATTATCCACCTTGTGAGGTGGGTTCATTCAGTTGTGCGCGAGGAGTGGACAGCTGAAGTGTTTGACTTAGAGCTGATGAGATATCCTAACATAGAAGAAGAGATGGTGGAAATGTTACAGATAGCCATGTCATGTGTGGTTAGGATGCCCGATCAGAGGCCTAAGATGTCTGAAGTAGTGAAGATGATAGAAAATGTGAGGCAGATTGATGCAGATACTCACTCATCATCTGGGAACCAAGTATCAACGTGA